Proteins encoded in a region of the Gallalistipes aquisgranensis genome:
- a CDS encoding copper resistance protein NlpE N-terminal domain-containing protein, whose protein sequence is MKRVIFACIISLFFVACGTRGDRQQESVSIRDSLVIDKQLGPVVERVYAGLLPAADGPGIDYKLTLWNQKYSGTGVYELSMTYLEAANGKDTTFVTSGHWITLRGDAEHNDATVYQLSPRDSLNRMNFLYKGNTLTLLNRNMEHPVSGLNYTLKLK, encoded by the coding sequence ATGAAACGGGTTATTTTTGCATGTATTATCTCTTTGTTCTTCGTCGCCTGCGGTACCCGGGGGGACCGTCAGCAGGAATCGGTATCCATTCGAGATTCGCTGGTTATCGACAAACAGTTGGGGCCGGTTGTCGAACGGGTCTATGCGGGGCTTTTGCCAGCAGCCGACGGTCCCGGTATCGACTATAAGCTGACACTTTGGAATCAGAAGTATAGCGGGACGGGAGTTTACGAACTGTCGATGACCTACCTGGAGGCTGCGAACGGCAAAGATACCACGTTCGTCACGTCCGGACATTGGATCACCCTGCGCGGCGATGCCGAGCACAACGACGCCACGGTCTATCAACTCAGTCCGAGGGATTCGCTCAACCGGATGAATTTCCTGTACAAGGGAAATACGCTCACTTTGCTGAATCGCAATATGGAGCATCCTGTTTCCGGATTGAACTATACGCTGAAACTCAAATAG
- a CDS encoding GumC family protein, producing MENNETAGQQEKEITLRQILDFFLNNWGWFLISVVLCFGTGYLLTQTMTRMYVSSASIRVDEDYMRDASADITDFSGGGLFKSTSSVDNEVLVLKSRTLMLKVVKNLKAHISYYIDGRLRTQEIYSLLSPVELVVPDSLKRRFTVQLRLKSDTEYVAQVDDGPSEAHPYGVPVTQDSVTFTVNKRTNFSSYPDASIVVRVANPFKVAQRYATELASAPASKTTSIIQLSLTAPVAQKATDIINGLIDVYNKDAIDDKRRAAQNTADFIDERLRVVGYELETVDRDVERFKRDNESVDIVSESGIFLNSASQYEQLSVDVATQISLVESVGKYVRQYKGQYALLPTNIGIEDPALNGSIELYNQMVLQRNRLLASGDVSQNPVIQELNAQILNMQSSLEESIRNLHNSLLIRQKSLAAQEKSISNRVRNVPTLEKEGQSIMRQQKIKESLYLFLLNKREENGLKLASAVPIAKVIDPASSTGIPVSPKVPVILLASFLFGLALPVGVLLLIDQLRTSIRGRKDVEAVVKAPIIGEIPSKEEGMSDRIVEKNSRDIVSEAFRIVRTNLDFMMTGEDRKVIMLTSTIPSEGKTFLSMNLASSLSIAGKRILLVDLDLRKSTLAKKFGHSTHHKGISNYLAGKENDIRSLISKGEVEGVDILYAGAIPPNPAELLISKRLDEAFRTLREDYDYIVVDTSPVGLVADTVISNRVADLTLYTIRVGRSDRRSLESIQALWVNKTLKNMAIILSDATSSSRYGYGYGYNYGYGYGYHYGYGGQYGEHGTGNRRKERLGKKIKRFFRL from the coding sequence ATGGAGAACAACGAAACAGCCGGACAGCAGGAGAAGGAGATCACTCTGCGGCAAATACTCGATTTTTTTCTGAATAATTGGGGGTGGTTCCTTATTTCCGTAGTGTTGTGCTTCGGAACGGGATATCTGCTGACGCAGACCATGACCCGGATGTATGTGTCTTCCGCTTCCATACGGGTCGATGAGGACTATATGCGCGACGCTTCGGCCGATATTACCGATTTTTCCGGCGGCGGCCTGTTCAAATCGACCTCATCGGTGGACAACGAGGTGTTGGTGCTGAAATCCCGCACGCTTATGCTGAAGGTGGTGAAAAACCTGAAGGCCCATATCTCCTATTATATCGACGGCAGGTTGCGTACCCAGGAGATTTACAGTCTGCTGTCGCCCGTCGAACTGGTAGTCCCCGACAGTTTGAAGCGGCGTTTTACGGTTCAGCTCCGGTTGAAGTCCGATACGGAGTATGTGGCCCAGGTGGACGACGGTCCTTCCGAAGCCCATCCTTACGGTGTTCCCGTGACCCAGGACAGCGTTACGTTCACGGTTAACAAACGGACGAACTTCTCCTCTTATCCGGACGCTTCCATTGTCGTACGGGTAGCCAATCCGTTCAAAGTGGCGCAGCGGTATGCAACCGAACTGGCGAGTGCTCCGGCCAGTAAAACGACCAGCATCATCCAGCTCTCGCTGACGGCACCCGTGGCCCAGAAAGCTACGGACATCATCAACGGATTGATCGACGTATATAACAAGGACGCCATCGACGACAAACGGCGGGCGGCGCAGAATACGGCCGACTTCATCGACGAGCGGCTGCGGGTGGTAGGATATGAACTGGAAACGGTCGATCGAGACGTGGAGCGCTTCAAACGCGATAACGAGTCGGTGGATATCGTCTCCGAGTCGGGAATTTTTCTCAATTCGGCTTCCCAGTATGAGCAGTTGTCCGTGGATGTGGCGACTCAGATCAGTCTGGTGGAGAGTGTGGGGAAATATGTCCGGCAATACAAGGGGCAGTATGCCCTCCTGCCGACCAATATCGGAATCGAGGACCCTGCGCTGAACGGCAGCATCGAGTTGTATAATCAGATGGTATTGCAGAGAAACCGGTTGTTGGCAAGCGGCGACGTGAGTCAGAACCCCGTCATTCAGGAGCTCAATGCCCAGATACTCAACATGCAGTCTTCGCTGGAGGAGTCTATCCGGAATTTGCATAACTCGCTGTTGATCCGCCAGAAGTCGTTGGCAGCCCAGGAAAAGTCGATCAGCAACCGGGTGCGTAACGTGCCGACCCTCGAAAAGGAGGGGCAGTCTATCATGCGGCAGCAGAAGATCAAGGAGTCTCTCTATCTGTTCCTTCTGAACAAGCGAGAGGAGAACGGATTGAAACTGGCTTCGGCGGTGCCGATCGCCAAAGTGATTGACCCTGCTTCGAGCACGGGTATTCCGGTTTCCCCTAAAGTCCCTGTCATTCTTCTTGCTTCGTTCCTGTTCGGATTGGCGCTTCCGGTGGGCGTGTTGCTGTTGATCGACCAGTTGCGCACTTCGATTCGGGGCCGGAAAGATGTGGAGGCTGTCGTGAAGGCGCCCATCATCGGCGAGATTCCGTCCAAGGAGGAGGGAATGTCCGATCGCATCGTGGAGAAAAACAGCCGTGACATCGTTTCTGAGGCTTTCCGGATCGTAAGGACCAATTTGGATTTCATGATGACGGGAGAAGACCGGAAAGTTATTATGCTGACCTCGACGATTCCCAGCGAGGGCAAGACTTTCCTGTCGATGAATCTGGCCTCGTCTCTCTCCATTGCCGGCAAAAGAATCCTGTTGGTTGATCTGGACCTCCGTAAATCGACGCTGGCCAAAAAGTTCGGACATTCGACCCATCACAAGGGAATCTCCAATTATCTGGCTGGAAAGGAAAATGACATCCGGAGCCTGATTTCGAAAGGTGAAGTGGAGGGCGTGGACATTCTCTACGCAGGTGCCATTCCTCCCAATCCGGCCGAGTTGCTTATCAGCAAACGGCTCGACGAGGCATTCAGAACGTTGCGTGAGGATTATGACTATATTGTGGTGGACACTTCGCCCGTGGGTCTGGTCGCCGATACCGTAATTTCAAACCGGGTGGCGGACCTGACGCTTTATACGATACGTGTGGGACGTTCCGACAGACGTAGTCTCGAGTCTATCCAGGCGTTGTGGGTCAATAAGACGCTGAAGAATATGGCGATCATCCTTTCCGATGCGACTTCTTCCAGCCGTTACGGCTATGGTTACGGATACAACTATGGTTACGGGTACGGCTACCATTATGGATATGGGGGACAGTATGGGGAGCATGGAACCGGAAATCGCCGTAAAGAGCGTTTGGGAAAGAAAATAAAGCGTTTTTTCCGGCTTTAG
- a CDS encoding YtfJ family protein, which produces MMKIRNLMLLLLAAVCSTSVAQTSAETGKVGPVEIRDASNEPVALPDLGKKHLLIFYIDPDHASQNEKFREDLEKNQINSPNIHSFGVINLKDAPMLPNAVVRAMIRKKAKQTGATIYTDPDHLLRDAWKLGDVNDKFTLIFVTKERKIEYLRKGELTPEDIREFYRIIGKYK; this is translated from the coding sequence ATGATGAAAATACGCAATCTGATGCTTCTGCTCCTGGCAGCCGTCTGCAGCACCTCTGTCGCCCAAACTTCCGCGGAGACGGGGAAAGTGGGCCCGGTGGAAATACGCGACGCCAGCAACGAACCCGTTGCACTGCCCGACCTGGGGAAAAAGCACCTGCTCATTTTCTATATCGACCCGGACCATGCCTCCCAGAACGAAAAATTCAGGGAAGACCTCGAGAAGAACCAGATCAACAGCCCCAACATCCACTCGTTCGGTGTCATCAATCTGAAAGACGCCCCCATGTTGCCCAACGCAGTGGTGAGGGCCATGATCCGCAAAAAAGCCAAACAGACCGGAGCCACGATCTACACCGATCCGGACCACTTGTTGCGCGATGCATGGAAATTGGGCGACGTGAATGACAAGTTCACCCTGATTTTCGTCACCAAGGAGCGGAAAATCGAATACCTGCGCAAGGGGGAACTGACTCCGGAGGACATCCGGGAGTTTTACCGGATCATCGGCAAATACAAATAA
- a CDS encoding histone H1, whose protein sequence is MQKLVDQINEQIALFTENANLQLTKNNKAAGTRARKAALELSKLLKEFRKVSVEASK, encoded by the coding sequence ATGCAAAAATTAGTGGATCAGATCAACGAGCAGATCGCCCTTTTTACCGAGAATGCCAATTTGCAGCTCACCAAGAACAACAAAGCAGCCGGAACGCGTGCCCGCAAAGCCGCTCTGGAGCTTTCGAAGTTGCTGAAGGAGTTCAGGAAAGTATCCGTTGAAGCCTCCAAATAA
- a CDS encoding lipid A phosphoethanolamine transferase, whose translation MNWFKSFIHRLFSTQEGILAVFVAVMLVPDLFLAYTEPYRLSTVLASLLLPGAFYLLWALIARRPGGMMLAALPFMILGAFQLVLLYLFGDSIIAVDMFLNVFTTNVSEATELLGNIYPAIIGVCVLYIPLLVLAVRSLLLKQRLNGRFRAKAALTGCVMALGGCVCLVASKAANPEFGVKYHIFPANVIYNIQLTLERWKLSENYPETSKDFRFDATKRSDSAHREVYVLVIGEASRAANWQLFGYGRPTTPDLAGTDGVVPFSDLLTQANATHKSVPIILSPASAENYSDIYKQKSIISLYKEAGFKTLFISNQVPNRSLIDYFAAEADRRIDISPRENDLITENRYDGDALPHLREAIVSTDSNLLVVIHTYGSHFDYTKRYPASFSRFTPDAVSSVRSSRENLVNAYDNSIAYTDHVLSEIISTLDSADVCSALLYCADHGEDLMDDERDRFLHASPIPTYYQLHIAGLGWFSDRYRESYPYRYETARANRERPVTTASIFHTMAQIGDIESPYIDSTRSLVSNSFRNLPRMYLTDHAKAVEFFNTGLKEEDFRMLDKHRIEYDKENVKKIKY comes from the coding sequence ATGAATTGGTTCAAATCATTCATTCACAGGCTGTTTTCCACTCAAGAGGGCATTCTGGCCGTATTCGTGGCCGTCATGCTGGTACCCGACCTTTTTCTGGCCTACACAGAGCCGTACCGCCTCAGTACGGTACTGGCTTCGCTGTTGCTGCCCGGAGCCTTCTATCTCCTGTGGGCCCTTATCGCCCGGCGCCCGGGAGGCATGATGCTGGCCGCCCTTCCCTTCATGATACTCGGGGCGTTCCAACTAGTGCTGCTCTATCTGTTCGGCGACTCGATCATTGCCGTAGACATGTTTCTGAACGTATTCACGACCAACGTATCGGAAGCCACCGAATTGCTCGGCAACATCTATCCGGCCATTATCGGCGTATGTGTGCTCTATATCCCCCTGCTGGTTCTGGCCGTACGCTCTCTGCTGCTCAAGCAACGGTTGAACGGCCGCTTCCGGGCCAAAGCGGCGCTGACAGGCTGTGTCATGGCGTTAGGCGGATGCGTCTGTCTGGTCGCATCGAAGGCAGCCAATCCGGAATTCGGCGTGAAATACCATATCTTCCCGGCCAATGTGATCTACAATATCCAACTGACCCTGGAACGTTGGAAACTCAGCGAAAACTATCCCGAGACTTCGAAGGACTTCCGGTTCGATGCGACTAAACGGAGCGATTCGGCCCATAGGGAAGTATACGTGCTGGTGATCGGCGAAGCCTCGCGGGCAGCCAACTGGCAGTTGTTCGGTTACGGACGGCCAACCACGCCCGACCTGGCGGGAACCGACGGAGTGGTGCCGTTCAGCGACCTGCTCACACAGGCCAATGCCACGCACAAAAGCGTTCCCATTATCCTCTCTCCCGCATCGGCTGAAAATTACAGTGATATATACAAACAGAAAAGCATCATCTCCCTCTACAAGGAGGCAGGATTCAAAACGCTGTTCATTTCGAACCAGGTCCCCAACCGTTCGCTGATCGACTATTTTGCGGCGGAGGCGGACAGGAGAATCGACATCTCTCCCCGGGAAAACGATCTGATCACGGAAAACCGCTACGACGGTGATGCCCTGCCCCACCTGCGCGAAGCGATCGTTTCGACCGACAGCAATCTGCTGGTAGTAATCCACACATACGGTTCGCATTTCGACTACACCAAACGGTACCCCGCCTCCTTCTCCCGTTTCACTCCGGATGCCGTATCTTCGGTGCGTTCCAGTCGGGAGAATCTTGTCAACGCCTACGACAACAGCATCGCCTACACGGATCACGTACTCTCGGAGATCATATCCACGCTCGATTCCGCCGACGTATGTTCGGCCCTGCTTTACTGTGCCGACCACGGTGAAGACCTCATGGACGACGAACGCGACCGTTTCCTGCATGCTTCCCCCATCCCGACCTACTACCAACTTCACATCGCCGGGCTGGGTTGGTTCTCAGATCGGTACCGGGAGTCATATCCCTACCGTTACGAAACGGCCCGGGCTAACAGGGAGCGACCTGTGACGACCGCTTCCATATTCCACACAATGGCCCAGATCGGAGATATCGAAAGTCCGTATATCGACTCAACCCGCTCGCTCGTCAGCAATTCTTTCCGCAACTTGCCCCGCATGTATCTGACAGATCACGCCAAAGCGGTGGAATTTTTCAACACAGGTCTCAAGGAGGAGGATTTCCGGATGTTGGACAAACATCGTATCGAATACGACAAGGAAAATGTCAAAAAGATAAAATACTGA
- a CDS encoding BamA/TamA family outer membrane protein yields MNGKSIVALLFAVSLSSGVSAQEQIPAADSAGRSTVPAETVLASDSVPAKRNHFFRRFYNYFKNANEDKTLTKKFDFSVIGGPHYSSDTKLGLGLVAAGLFRMDRTDMITPPSNISLFGDITTTGFYLLGVRGNLIFRDTKHRLDFTTYFFSFPSAFWGIGHYAAEHNTPSSYKRFQTQFKIDYMTRVARNLYVGVNGSFQYVAGSNFTNIEQLGGQKTFYTNTGLGAFVLYDSRDVINNAYRGIYAKIDQRFFPKFIGNNGTFYHTEVNFNAYHKLWKGAVMAYDFYGVVNKGDTPWTMLALLGGSYRMRGYYEGRYRDNDMVEIQAELRQRIYGRSGAAVWVGAGNVFPNFGSFKLNQTLPNYGIGYRWEFKKRVNVRLDYGFGKRGNNSFLFQINEAF; encoded by the coding sequence ATGAACGGAAAGTCGATCGTCGCTCTCCTATTCGCCGTCTCGTTATCGTCCGGTGTTTCGGCGCAGGAACAAATTCCGGCAGCCGATTCCGCAGGCCGCAGTACCGTCCCTGCGGAGACGGTTCTGGCCTCGGATTCCGTCCCCGCAAAACGGAATCACTTCTTCCGTCGTTTCTACAACTATTTCAAAAACGCCAACGAGGACAAGACCCTCACCAAGAAGTTCGATTTCAGCGTGATCGGCGGTCCCCACTACTCTTCGGACACCAAACTGGGACTGGGACTGGTCGCCGCAGGCCTTTTTCGCATGGACCGTACCGACATGATCACTCCGCCCTCGAACATCTCGCTGTTCGGCGACATCACGACCACCGGATTTTACCTGTTGGGCGTACGGGGCAACCTGATCTTCCGCGACACGAAGCACCGGCTCGATTTCACGACCTACTTCTTTTCGTTCCCGAGTGCCTTCTGGGGCATCGGGCACTACGCCGCCGAACACAACACCCCCAGTTCTTACAAGCGTTTCCAGACCCAGTTCAAAATCGACTACATGACCCGCGTAGCCCGGAATCTCTACGTAGGCGTGAACGGCAGTTTCCAATATGTGGCCGGCAGCAATTTCACCAACATCGAGCAGTTGGGCGGACAGAAAACATTCTACACCAACACGGGCCTCGGTGCATTCGTTCTCTACGACTCCCGGGACGTCATCAACAACGCCTACCGGGGAATATACGCTAAAATCGACCAACGTTTTTTCCCGAAATTCATCGGCAACAACGGTACGTTCTACCATACAGAAGTCAACTTCAATGCCTACCACAAACTCTGGAAGGGAGCCGTAATGGCATATGATTTCTACGGGGTGGTCAACAAGGGCGATACGCCGTGGACGATGCTGGCCCTGCTGGGCGGTTCCTACCGGATGAGAGGCTATTATGAAGGACGCTACCGCGACAACGACATGGTGGAGATCCAGGCCGAACTCCGGCAGCGTATTTACGGACGCAGCGGAGCGGCCGTATGGGTCGGGGCCGGCAATGTATTTCCCAATTTCGGGAGTTTCAAACTCAATCAGACGCTGCCAAACTACGGAATCGGATACCGATGGGAATTCAAGAAACGGGTCAATGTCCGTCTGGATTACGGGTTCGGCAAGCGGGGAAACAACAGTTTCCTGTTTCAGATCAACGAAGCATTCTAG
- a CDS encoding cation diffusion facilitator family transporter has translation MAENTISKEDTLKLRIQTYIVTVSVLLLAGKFMAFFLTNSVGVLTDAMESIVNVTAGFISLYSIRLSAKPRDDSHPFGHGKVELISASVEGLMIMAAGLIIIFEGVKRLFVPSAVEKLDVGIVIIAVAGAVNYVMGWYSIRVGKRYESIALVAGGRHLQSDTYSTIGLVSGLLLLYFTRIGWIDSALALLFGGIIVVTGFSILRKTVSGLMDKADEQVLETMTEAISASREPDWVDVHNLKTIRYGSFLYIDCDLTLPWYYDIVQGHTACDRLRDTIAAGFGNRVQVSIHSDPCRVSQCSRCAMPDCPYRTAAFTSPLALTLHEVTRPDEEREA, from the coding sequence ATGGCCGAAAATACCATATCGAAAGAGGATACCCTCAAACTGAGGATTCAGACCTATATCGTCACGGTGTCGGTGCTGTTGCTCGCGGGCAAATTCATGGCCTTTTTCCTGACCAATTCGGTGGGGGTGCTGACCGATGCCATGGAGAGTATCGTGAATGTCACGGCGGGTTTCATCAGTCTTTACAGCATCCGCCTGTCGGCCAAACCCAGGGACGACAGTCATCCGTTCGGTCACGGGAAGGTGGAGTTGATCTCCGCGTCGGTCGAAGGGTTGATGATCATGGCAGCCGGTCTGATTATCATATTCGAAGGGGTCAAACGGCTGTTCGTTCCCTCTGCGGTCGAAAAGCTGGATGTGGGGATCGTCATCATCGCCGTGGCGGGTGCGGTCAACTACGTCATGGGATGGTACAGCATCCGGGTCGGTAAAAGATATGAATCCATCGCACTGGTCGCGGGCGGCCGGCATCTGCAGTCCGACACCTATTCTACGATCGGTCTGGTGTCGGGATTGCTCCTGCTCTATTTCACCCGCATCGGCTGGATCGACAGTGCACTGGCCCTGCTTTTCGGCGGAATTATCGTGGTGACGGGGTTTTCCATTCTGCGCAAAACCGTTTCCGGCCTTATGGACAAGGCCGACGAGCAGGTGCTGGAGACCATGACCGAAGCGATTTCTGCCAGTCGGGAGCCCGATTGGGTGGACGTGCATAATCTGAAGACGATCCGGTACGGGAGTTTCCTCTACATAGATTGCGATCTGACCCTGCCGTGGTATTACGATATCGTACAGGGGCATACGGCCTGCGACCGTCTCCGGGACACCATCGCTGCCGGCTTCGGAAACAGGGTGCAGGTCTCGATCCATTCCGATCCCTGCCGCGTCTCACAATGTTCCCGTTGTGCCATGCCCGACTGTCCTTACCGGACGGCCGCATTCACATCGCCGCTGGCGCTCACCCTCCACGAGGTGACCCGTCCGGACGAGGAGCGCGAAGCTTAG
- a CDS encoding nitroreductase family protein — protein MLIHVSDRCIRCGRCKAVCPTSIIEMTDSKPFIEERDEGRCIVCGHCVAVCPEEALDHRLAPLKEQTKMKKIPAAGPKKTRTLLRSVRSVRVYKKDEVDRKIVTRIADTARFAPTGLNSQDVTFLAVMERETVQELSRRTMEWMKKASASGAEWSMSYGKLFSEEKNAKRDPVFRGAPHVLIALADSSSPYGTDNACMAMVYARIQATAMDIGTCRAGFFEQYARAEPREVAALLRLPEKRIVGAAVMLGYAKYTYRRLPDRDPLRIEFI, from the coding sequence ATGCTGATTCACGTATCCGACCGGTGTATCCGCTGCGGCCGCTGCAAAGCCGTCTGCCCTACCTCCATCATAGAAATGACCGATAGCAAACCGTTCATCGAAGAGAGAGACGAAGGCCGGTGCATCGTATGCGGCCATTGCGTGGCCGTCTGTCCGGAAGAGGCGCTCGACCATCGACTGGCCCCGCTCAAAGAGCAGACAAAAATGAAAAAGATCCCGGCGGCAGGTCCTAAGAAGACACGTACCCTGTTGCGTTCGGTACGTTCGGTCCGCGTTTACAAAAAAGACGAGGTGGACCGGAAGATAGTCACCCGGATCGCGGATACCGCCCGTTTCGCACCTACCGGCCTCAATTCGCAGGACGTGACTTTTCTGGCGGTCATGGAACGGGAAACCGTGCAGGAACTATCCCGCCGCACGATGGAATGGATGAAAAAAGCGTCCGCATCCGGGGCGGAATGGTCCATGTCTTACGGAAAACTGTTCTCCGAAGAAAAGAATGCGAAAAGGGACCCTGTCTTCCGGGGAGCTCCGCACGTACTAATTGCCCTGGCCGACAGTTCCTCCCCGTACGGCACGGACAACGCCTGTATGGCAATGGTCTACGCCCGTATCCAGGCCACGGCGATGGACATAGGCACATGCAGGGCCGGTTTTTTCGAACAATATGCCCGGGCGGAGCCCCGGGAAGTGGCCGCCCTGCTCCGGCTGCCCGAAAAGCGGATCGTAGGGGCGGCTGTCATGCTGGGATATGCGAAATACACATACCGCAGACTGCCCGACCGGGACCCGCTGAGGATCGAATTCATCTGA
- a CDS encoding DoxX family protein: MNRSFVSFAGLVLARKAPGLALLLLRLLAGGLMLTHGCAKIAGFARLSATFPDPIGWGSTASLVMITLVETVCSLLVILGLFTRLALLPLLFSMWIAAFCTYPAFALETSELALLYFGMFVVLLIGGPGRLSLDMLLWRRLERWERRDR, from the coding sequence ATGAATCGCTCTTTCGTTTCATTCGCAGGTCTGGTACTCGCCCGCAAGGCTCCCGGACTGGCTCTGCTCCTGCTGCGGCTGTTGGCCGGCGGGCTGATGCTGACGCACGGCTGTGCCAAAATCGCCGGTTTCGCCAGGCTTTCCGCTACATTTCCCGATCCCATAGGCTGGGGCAGTACCGCGTCGCTCGTGATGATAACGCTGGTCGAAACTGTCTGTTCCCTGCTGGTGATCCTGGGCCTTTTTACCCGGCTGGCGCTTTTGCCCCTGCTGTTTTCCATGTGGATCGCAGCCTTCTGTACTTATCCTGCCTTCGCGCTCGAAACCTCCGAACTCGCTTTGCTCTATTTCGGCATGTTCGTCGTGCTGTTGATAGGCGGTCCCGGACGTCTCTCCCTCGACATGCTGCTATGGCGGAGACTGGAGCGGTGGGAGCGCCGCGACCGATAG
- a CDS encoding SDR family NAD(P)-dependent oxidoreductase, with protein MRRFEHTAVLVTGGARGIGRATVERFVEEGARVAIADYNLAGATALSGALNEKGGETFPLFFDAEDAGSGRQIVERTLARFGRIDVLVNNVGITDLDRDLDILNLDTDYFDTIFHANLRSMIVTMQAALPSMLERERGAIVNVASISGLMGDFRGSLYGMTKAGVINLTRYVASQYGKKGIRCNCVSPWLVMTPAATGALPENLREIFLKYNAVRYLGEAGDIAATIAFLASEDARYISGQNIVADGGMSCHNPTVEDMVEIFNISENK; from the coding sequence ATGAGACGATTTGAACATACTGCCGTGCTGGTCACGGGCGGAGCGCGCGGTATCGGACGGGCGACCGTGGAGAGGTTCGTGGAGGAAGGGGCCCGCGTGGCCATAGCCGACTACAACCTGGCGGGCGCCACCGCTCTTTCCGGAGCGTTGAATGAAAAGGGAGGCGAAACCTTTCCGCTCTTTTTCGATGCGGAAGATGCGGGCAGCGGCCGCCAGATCGTCGAACGGACTCTTGCCCGGTTCGGCAGAATCGACGTACTGGTCAACAATGTCGGAATTACCGATCTGGACCGTGATCTGGACATCCTGAATTTGGATACGGATTATTTCGATACGATCTTTCATGCCAATCTGCGCAGCATGATCGTCACCATGCAGGCCGCGTTGCCCTCCATGTTGGAGCGGGAACGGGGGGCGATCGTCAACGTCGCTTCGATCAGCGGACTGATGGGTGATTTCCGCGGCTCGCTTTATGGAATGACCAAGGCAGGGGTGATCAATCTCACCCGCTATGTCGCGTCCCAGTACGGGAAAAAGGGTATCCGTTGCAACTGCGTTTCCCCGTGGCTCGTGATGACCCCGGCCGCTACGGGAGCCCTTCCGGAAAACCTGCGGGAAATATTTCTGAAATACAATGCCGTGCGTTATCTGGGCGAAGCCGGAGACATTGCGGCGACGATCGCCTTTCTCGCCTCCGAGGATGCCCGTTATATTTCCGGACAGAACATCGTGGCCGACGGTGGGATGAGCTGTCACAACCCGACGGTGGAGGATATGGTCGAGATTTTCAATATTTCCGAAAATAAATGA